The following proteins come from a genomic window of Thermocrinis jamiesonii:
- a CDS encoding type II secretion system protein produces MRKGITLIEVLVVIAITSILAGGIFFAYRTIVQQAITQSLVAKNEQDIEVLLYSLRKDIASIGFGVPASSLRFWDSPTCSSLDAFAGSNSTVGIAQCPNGDELYFLSLSVREFEDSGCWWIVDNIGRKLTVSLRWTLENCPPNPPSHRICLDMTNKNLVDCNESIPPNTLVFPTNGRQLKDFAVRYYLTNTNLPRECAPRTFNLNRELYGDVPQPVASCVAVFRVRYFDGSNYTENPPPNLSDLVALRICMLVQVGGRTGVLMDPPNTFERCGNISVESEWREYRWKLIEEDIPLNNIR; encoded by the coding sequence ATGAGAAAGGGTATAACTCTAATTGAGGTTTTGGTAGTTATAGCTATTACTTCTATCTTGGCGGGCGGTATATTCTTTGCTTACAGGACCATAGTTCAGCAGGCTATAACTCAGTCGCTCGTTGCCAAAAATGAGCAGGACATAGAGGTTTTACTTTATAGCTTAAGAAAAGATATAGCATCCATAGGCTTTGGGGTGCCAGCATCAAGTTTGCGTTTTTGGGATTCTCCCACTTGCAGTTCTTTGGATGCTTTTGCAGGTTCTAACTCAACAGTAGGTATTGCACAATGTCCCAACGGGGATGAACTTTACTTTTTAAGCCTTTCCGTAAGAGAGTTTGAAGATTCTGGTTGCTGGTGGATAGTGGATAACATTGGTAGGAAATTAACTGTTAGCCTCCGCTGGACGCTTGAGAATTGTCCCCCTAACCCACCATCCCATCGCATATGTTTGGATATGACTAACAAAAATCTTGTGGATTGTAATGAAAGCATCCCACCTAACACCTTAGTCTTTCCTACAAATGGCAGACAACTAAAAGATTTTGCAGTAAGGTACTACTTGACCAATACAAACCTGCCAAGAGAGTGTGCGCCAAGGACTTTTAACCTAAATAGAGAACTTTATGGTGATGTTCCTCAACCGGTGGCAAGCTGTGTAGCGGTTTTTCGTGTGAGATACTTTGACGGAAGCAATTACACTGAAAATCCACCACCAAATCTTAGCGACTTAGTTGCTCTGAGGATATGTATGCTGGTTCAGGTTGGTGGTAGAACAGGGGTGCTTATGGACCCACCTAACACCTTTGAAAGGTGTGGAAATATTTCGGTAGAGTCTGAATGGAGGGAATATAGATGGAAACTTATAGAGGAAGACATTCCACTAAACAACATAAGGTAA
- a CDS encoding type II secretion system protein, which produces MNRKGFTLIELLVAAIILFIVMVGFLRGILLYTELQIRNQLKDRASEISTAFANYIRTTSFSPTASCDSNHPNPFLCSTGYSYPNNWDLSRCIGGNCTFEDVDADGDGIPDFYDPYNGNNQAFRNNANSTASWLRIVPCDCNVDYCGCCYRDGNPTTPNLKCGERFKGRFIYTASTLASLQREGANIEIGRAVGLIVWYFDTNGNYKSIHSTVIRSLP; this is translated from the coding sequence ATGAATAGAAAAGGCTTTACTCTTATAGAGCTTTTGGTGGCTGCAATAATACTCTTTATAGTGATGGTGGGATTTTTGAGGGGGATTTTGCTTTATACGGAACTGCAGATTAGAAACCAACTAAAAGACAGGGCAAGCGAAATATCCACAGCCTTCGCCAACTATATAAGAACTACAAGCTTTTCACCTACTGCATCCTGCGATTCAAATCATCCTAACCCTTTTCTTTGCTCCACAGGCTACAGCTATCCAAACAACTGGGATCTTTCCAGATGCATCGGGGGCAACTGCACCTTTGAGGATGTGGATGCAGACGGAGACGGGATCCCAGACTTTTACGATCCATACAACGGCAACAATCAGGCTTTTAGAAATAACGCAAACAGCACAGCAAGTTGGCTTAGGATAGTGCCATGCGACTGCAATGTAGATTACTGTGGATGCTGTTATAGAGACGGAAATCCCACTACCCCAAATCTTAAATGTGGGGAGAGGTTTAAAGGAAGATTTATTTACACTGCAAGCACTTTGGCAAGTTTGCAAAGAGAAGGTGCTAACATAGAAATAGGCAGGGCTGTTGGTTTGATAGTCTGGTATTTTGACACTAACGGCAACTACAAGAGCATTCACAGCACTGTTATTAGGAGCTTGCCATGA
- a CDS encoding pilus assembly FimT family protein: MDRKVRGFSVFELLVVIVIIAILGSVAFMGLRNMVLRERLYSATTQVVNDLKEVQFRSMSSNATWGIRFFANQSQYRIFSIQSGCRDVSPINIIDKSLPPGVKVNNSYYVVFDRRGYPLNENCLLGMGSVIIENGYGVRRVIVNRFGRIRYE, translated from the coding sequence ATGGATAGAAAAGTAAGAGGTTTTAGCGTATTTGAGCTTTTGGTGGTTATTGTGATAATTGCTATCTTAGGTAGTGTGGCCTTTATGGGGCTAAGAAACATGGTTCTGAGGGAAAGGCTATACTCAGCTACTACTCAAGTAGTCAATGACCTAAAAGAGGTTCAGTTTAGGTCTATGTCTTCTAATGCAACATGGGGAATAAGGTTCTTTGCCAATCAAAGCCAATACAGGATATTCTCCATTCAAAGTGGCTGTCGGGACGTATCACCAATAAATATAATCGATAAAAGCCTTCCGCCAGGTGTAAAAGTAAATAACAGCTACTACGTAGTCTTTGACAGGAGGGGTTATCCTTTGAATGAAAACTGTCTCTTGGGAATGGGCAGTGTTATCATTGAGAATGGCTATGGTGTTAGGAGAGTAATAGTAAATAGATTTGGGAGGATAAGGTATGAATAG